One part of the Paramormyrops kingsleyae isolate MSU_618 chromosome 2, PKINGS_0.4, whole genome shotgun sequence genome encodes these proteins:
- the card9 gene encoding caspase recruitment domain-containing protein 9 produces MSITEDEECWVQLEDYRMLLIKSIEPSRITPYLRQCKVLSSEDEEQIFNDPSLVIRRRKVGVLLDILQRTGHKGYVAFLESLELDYPQLYRKITGKEPARVFSILVDTAGESGLTQFLMTEMTRLQKALQEERLRRQEVSARMAVQQDTIRRQQVRESELRKQQERVCRMRKERDKLVEEARQLKDENYSLLRDVTRLTEEKSKALMDARDLQMEIERLKHSLMNAESDSKIQRKRTVTLKHAMEMRPSQDAVWHMQRENDLLKAQVEELENCIQTASGSAQAEEAKLKNQCMEFCKQRQAQHQELVNSLYGLRRELRSAEELRDKYMNEKEVWELQCTLLEKDCKVYRERMEDIVKQMEEVTAERDKAIRTREEYHMENCQNIQAKDQYRKQIQELGERCDELQVQLFRTQGKVISLEGKLRQTSCPASPQLASDIEDGPLQSWLEKSQTSEDDIKDRSRPASSEEPRSLNSDDICEFQPLQDNTKSQGSLLSEIPVTSQDIQSNDSPSRRPRMYCHFNYRRQLAVRSKTTCKKDQEFDQDNTSGSDNTDTEGMSPCEGGT; encoded by the exons ATGTCCATCACGGAGGACGAGGAGTGCTGGGTGCAGCTGGAGGACTACAGGATGCTGCTCATTAAGAGCATCGAGCCATCTCGCATCACACCCTACCTGCGCCAGTGCAAGGTCCTCAGCAGCGAGGACGAGGAGCAGATCTTCAACGACCCCAGTCTGGTCATCCGGCGCCGGAAAGTGG GCGTGCTGCTGGACATCCTGCAGAGGACCGGACACAAGGGTTATGTGGCGTTCCTGGAAAGCCTGGAGCTGGATTATCCTCAGCTGTACCGCAAGATCACAGGGAAGGAACCAGCTCGTGTCTTTTCCATACTAGTAG ACACGGCAGGGGAGTCGGGGCTGACCCAGTTCCTGATGACCGAAATGACTCGCCTACAGAAGGCCCTGCAGGAGGAGCGTCTGCGCAGACAGGAGGTGTCTGCACGCATGGCTGTGCAACAGGACACGATCCGGCGGCAGCAGGTGCGGGAGAGCGAGCTGCGGAAACAGCAGGAGCGCGTGTGCCGCATGCGGAAGGAGAGGGACAAGCTGGTGGAGGAGGCCAGGCAGCTGAAGGACGAGAACTACAGCCTGCTCCGTGATGTCACCAGGCTGACGGAGGAGAAGAGCAAAGCGCTCATGGACGCCCGCGACTTGCAGATGGAG ATCGAGAGGCTGAAACACAGTCTGATGAATGCAGAGAGCGACTCGAAGATTCAGCGTAAGCGGACTGTGACCCTGAAGCACGCTATGGAGATGCGGCCCAGCCAGGACGCAGTGTGGCACATGCAGAGGGAGAATGACCTTCTTAAAGCCCAAGTTGAGGAACTAGAGAATTGTATCCAG ACAGCATCAGGTTCAGCACAAGCAGAAGAGGCCAAGCTGAAAAACCAGTGTATGGAGTTCTGTAAGCAGAGGCAAGCACAGCACCAGGAGCTGGTCAACAGTCTCTACGGCTTGCGGAGGGAACTGCGCAGCGCAGAGGAGCTCCGGGACAAG TACATGAATGAGAAGGAGGTGTGGGAGTTGCAGTGCACCCTACTAGAGAAAGACTGCAAGGTGTATCGCGAGCGGATGGAAGACATTGTGAAACAGATGGAGGAGGTGACAGCAGAGAGGGACAAG GCGATTCGTACCAGAGAGGAGTATCACATGGAGAACTGCCAGAACATCCAGGCTAAGGACCAGTATCGGAAGCAGATCCAGGAGCTGGGCGAGCGCTGTGATGAACTGCAAGTCCAGCTGTTCCGAACGCAAGGCAAGGTCATCTCACTGGAGGGGAAGCTACGCCAGACAAGTTGTCCTGCATCTCCACAACTG GCTTCAGACATTGAAGATGGACCCTTACAAAGCTGGCTAGAG AAGAGCCAGACGAGCGAGGACGACATCAAGGACAGGTCTCGCCCAG CTTCGAGTGAGGAACCTCGGAGTCTGAACTCAGATGACATCTGTGAATTTCAGCCGCTGCAGGACAACACCAAATCCCAAGGG TCTCTTCTCAGCGAAATTCCAGTCACTTCCCAGGATATCCAATCCAATGATAGTCCCAGCAGGAGACCCAGAATGTATTGTCATTTCAACTACAGGAG ACAGCTTGCAGTGAGGTCAAAGACCACTTGCAAGAAAGATCAAGAGTTCGACCAGGACAACACGTCAGGGAGTGACAATACTGACACGGAGGGCATGTCACCCTGTGAGGGAGGGACATAG
- the LOC111848591 gene encoding uncharacterized protein isoform X2 translates to MKDPVVLVALILSGDFALLCWASCVREDVAYICTSMPSSFPSHLSSVLFFVKDMGEINSSVLQSANLASVTSLTMVGGISAIHPEALYSFSQLTRLNLNDNNLSEINSDWLRQPSLLRSLIMSGNRLQGDLAWLDLSGNKLTFISAEVFLQLHSTRILLHHNPWDCSCQAVASMQLIKELVSTSRLERELDVVCASPAPLRGWPVWNVSECLLPGTAIPHGDQPPPTGLPVLIGLIVLGVLLCAACLLFGLYKWKREKKRVKPRMDKGRDSLKSQQTGVNVEGRGSSDLTRSTGGKTRAKSAGAVLCIGQSGQQVSRTGNQLIADQPKVWHHRDREQGAETRPSEQPNAMDQGEETRLAGAQQDTGREMSLLQETEKLPYLIIGQEPAEPSAEPQGARYGSRPCVNRRAIRRTPTWPPTSAEWKKQHVCRREALNFSPIDFDNSINKRDADQRDFSLGSSDGDSQVNVDRPPAGGDIDPPEDSYWPLVKTDILSFKGDTEKNDTAQPKKPSSQTQSAEVNISQAQDSCDVLEEFHGCQPESNEAGRKRRNRTGRCPSSGSGAEISDHHGGSSFQSFPTHSSPADKKLLQGNEYAFINLLQEVVENQGRWTRDRWKQTHLNRQRGKAQNP, encoded by the exons ATGAAGG ATCCTGTGGTCTTGGTGGCCCTCATCCTTAGCGGGGATTTTGCCCTGCTGTGTTGGGCCAGTTGCGTGAGGGAAGATGTTGCCTATATCTGCACTTCAATGCCGAGCA GCTTCCCCTCCCACCTGTCTTCTGTCCTGTTCTTTGTGAAAGACATGGGAGAGATCAACTCCAGCGTGTTGCAGAGCGCTAACCTGGCTTCTGTGACCAGCCTCACCATGGTCGGCGGCATCTCCGCCATCCACCCTGAAGCCCTGTACTCCTTCAGCCAGCTTACGAGACTCAATTTAAATGACAACAACCTCTCTGAGATCAACTCCGACTGGCTGCGTCAGCCCAGCTTGTTGAGGAGCCTCATCATGTCTGGGAACCGGCTGCAG GGGGACTTGGCTTGGCTGGACCTGTCAGGCAACAAGCTGACCTTCATAAGTGCGGAGGTGTTCCTGCAACTCCATTCCACTCGCATCTTATTGCACCACAACCCGTGGGACTGTTCGTGCCAAGCAGTGGCCTCTATGCAGCTAATCAAAG AGTTGGTTAGCACTTCTCGCTTGGAGAGGGAATTGGATGTGGTCTGTGCTTCACCAGCCCCACTGAGAGGATGGCCTGTGTGGAACGTGTCTGAATGCCTGCTCCCCGGGACCGCGATCCCTCACGGGGACCAGCCGCCCCCAACCGGCCTCCCCGTTCTTATAGGCCTTATAG TTCTTGGTGTGCTGCTCTGTGCCGCCTGTCTCCTCTTTGGCCTCTACAAGTGGAAACGGGAGAAGAAACGGGTGAAACCACGCATGGACAAGGGGAGGGACAGCCTAAAGTCTCAGCAGACGGGGGTGAATGTCGAAGGGAGGGGTTCATCAGACCTGACCAGGAGCACCGGAGGCAAGACCAGAGCCAAGTCCGCAGGTGCTGTCCTTTGCATTGGTCagtctggccagcaggtgtctaGAACAGGGAACCAACTAATCGCCGATCAGCCCAAAGTGTGGCACCACCGAGACCGAGAACAGGGAGCAGAGACCCGTCCCTCCGAGCAGCCAAATGCCATGGATCAGGGCGAGGAAACGCGCTTGGCAGGGGCCCAGCAGGACACGGGCAGAGAGATGAGTCTGCTTCAGGAGACCGAGAAATTGCCCTACTTAATCATCGGCCAGGAGCCTGCAGAGCCAAGCGCAGAGCCCCAGGGGGCTCGTTATGGCAGCAGGCCCTGTGTCAACAGGAGGGCCATCAGGAGGACGCCAACCTGGCCACCCACTTCAGCTGAGTGGAAAAAGCAACACGTATGCAGAAGGGAAGCTCTGAACTTCTCTCCGATCGATTTTGACAACTCTATCAATAAGAGAGATGCCGATCAGAGAGACTTCTCCCTGGGGAGTTCTGATGGTGATTCTCAGGTCAATGTGGACAgaccaccagcagggggcgacatAGATCCCCCTGAAGATAGTTACTGGCCTTTGGTTAAAACAGACATCCTGAGTTTTAAAGGGGACACTGAAAAGAATGACACAGCCCAACCTAAGAAGCCAAGCAGTCAGACCCAGTCTGCTGAGGTTAACATCAGTCAGGCTCAGGACTCGTGTGATGTGTTGGAAGAGTTCCATGGCTGTCAGCCTGAGTCCAATGAAGCAGGAAGAAAGAGAAGGAACCGAACGGGCAGGTGCCCCAGCAGTGGGTCTGGGGCGGAGATCTCGGACCATCACGGTGGATCTAGTTTCCAAAGTTTTCCGACCCACAGCTCACcggcagacaagaagctcctgCAAGGTAACGAATACGCGTTCATTAACCTGCTGCAGGAGGTGGTGGAGAATCAAGGCCGCTGGACCCGCGACCGGTGGAAACAGACACATTTAAACAGGCAGAGGGGCAAAGCACAGAACCCATAG
- the LOC111848591 gene encoding uncharacterized protein isoform X1, with product MKDPVVLVALILSGDFALLCWASCVREDVAYICTSMPSSFPSHLSSVLFFVKDMGEINSSVLQSANLASVTSLTMVGGISAIHPEALYSFSQLTRLNLNDNNLSEINSDWLRQPSLLRSLIMSGNRLQVLHESMLQNFSGLSSLNLSQNLIHTIMPGTFRSQGDLAWLDLSGNKLTFISAEVFLQLHSTRILLHHNPWDCSCQAVASMQLIKELVSTSRLERELDVVCASPAPLRGWPVWNVSECLLPGTAIPHGDQPPPTGLPVLIGLIVLGVLLCAACLLFGLYKWKREKKRVKPRMDKGRDSLKSQQTGVNVEGRGSSDLTRSTGGKTRAKSAGAVLCIGQSGQQVSRTGNQLIADQPKVWHHRDREQGAETRPSEQPNAMDQGEETRLAGAQQDTGREMSLLQETEKLPYLIIGQEPAEPSAEPQGARYGSRPCVNRRAIRRTPTWPPTSAEWKKQHVCRREALNFSPIDFDNSINKRDADQRDFSLGSSDGDSQVNVDRPPAGGDIDPPEDSYWPLVKTDILSFKGDTEKNDTAQPKKPSSQTQSAEVNISQAQDSCDVLEEFHGCQPESNEAGRKRRNRTGRCPSSGSGAEISDHHGGSSFQSFPTHSSPADKKLLQGNEYAFINLLQEVVENQGRWTRDRWKQTHLNRQRGKAQNP from the exons ATGAAGG ATCCTGTGGTCTTGGTGGCCCTCATCCTTAGCGGGGATTTTGCCCTGCTGTGTTGGGCCAGTTGCGTGAGGGAAGATGTTGCCTATATCTGCACTTCAATGCCGAGCA GCTTCCCCTCCCACCTGTCTTCTGTCCTGTTCTTTGTGAAAGACATGGGAGAGATCAACTCCAGCGTGTTGCAGAGCGCTAACCTGGCTTCTGTGACCAGCCTCACCATGGTCGGCGGCATCTCCGCCATCCACCCTGAAGCCCTGTACTCCTTCAGCCAGCTTACGAGACTCAATTTAAATGACAACAACCTCTCTGAGATCAACTCCGACTGGCTGCGTCAGCCCAGCTTGTTGAGGAGCCTCATCATGTCTGGGAACCGGCTGCAGGTCTTGCATGAATCCATGCTGCAGAACTTCTCTGGCCTTAGCAGCCTGAACCTCTCCCAGAACTTGATCCACACCATCATGCCAGGAACGTTCCGTTCACAGGGGGACTTGGCTTGGCTGGACCTGTCAGGCAACAAGCTGACCTTCATAAGTGCGGAGGTGTTCCTGCAACTCCATTCCACTCGCATCTTATTGCACCACAACCCGTGGGACTGTTCGTGCCAAGCAGTGGCCTCTATGCAGCTAATCAAAG AGTTGGTTAGCACTTCTCGCTTGGAGAGGGAATTGGATGTGGTCTGTGCTTCACCAGCCCCACTGAGAGGATGGCCTGTGTGGAACGTGTCTGAATGCCTGCTCCCCGGGACCGCGATCCCTCACGGGGACCAGCCGCCCCCAACCGGCCTCCCCGTTCTTATAGGCCTTATAG TTCTTGGTGTGCTGCTCTGTGCCGCCTGTCTCCTCTTTGGCCTCTACAAGTGGAAACGGGAGAAGAAACGGGTGAAACCACGCATGGACAAGGGGAGGGACAGCCTAAAGTCTCAGCAGACGGGGGTGAATGTCGAAGGGAGGGGTTCATCAGACCTGACCAGGAGCACCGGAGGCAAGACCAGAGCCAAGTCCGCAGGTGCTGTCCTTTGCATTGGTCagtctggccagcaggtgtctaGAACAGGGAACCAACTAATCGCCGATCAGCCCAAAGTGTGGCACCACCGAGACCGAGAACAGGGAGCAGAGACCCGTCCCTCCGAGCAGCCAAATGCCATGGATCAGGGCGAGGAAACGCGCTTGGCAGGGGCCCAGCAGGACACGGGCAGAGAGATGAGTCTGCTTCAGGAGACCGAGAAATTGCCCTACTTAATCATCGGCCAGGAGCCTGCAGAGCCAAGCGCAGAGCCCCAGGGGGCTCGTTATGGCAGCAGGCCCTGTGTCAACAGGAGGGCCATCAGGAGGACGCCAACCTGGCCACCCACTTCAGCTGAGTGGAAAAAGCAACACGTATGCAGAAGGGAAGCTCTGAACTTCTCTCCGATCGATTTTGACAACTCTATCAATAAGAGAGATGCCGATCAGAGAGACTTCTCCCTGGGGAGTTCTGATGGTGATTCTCAGGTCAATGTGGACAgaccaccagcagggggcgacatAGATCCCCCTGAAGATAGTTACTGGCCTTTGGTTAAAACAGACATCCTGAGTTTTAAAGGGGACACTGAAAAGAATGACACAGCCCAACCTAAGAAGCCAAGCAGTCAGACCCAGTCTGCTGAGGTTAACATCAGTCAGGCTCAGGACTCGTGTGATGTGTTGGAAGAGTTCCATGGCTGTCAGCCTGAGTCCAATGAAGCAGGAAGAAAGAGAAGGAACCGAACGGGCAGGTGCCCCAGCAGTGGGTCTGGGGCGGAGATCTCGGACCATCACGGTGGATCTAGTTTCCAAAGTTTTCCGACCCACAGCTCACcggcagacaagaagctcctgCAAGGTAACGAATACGCGTTCATTAACCTGCTGCAGGAGGTGGTGGAGAATCAAGGCCGCTGGACCCGCGACCGGTGGAAACAGACACATTTAAACAGGCAGAGGGGCAAAGCACAGAACCCATAG